Genomic DNA from Flavobacteriales bacterium:
ACTGATGAAAGTGGTTTGCGATCTGCTGGATCCAAAAGAACATTTCATGATATTAAACGCCTATTCACTCGGATTCTCCAGCATCATAATCGAAAATTTACTTCGCGAAACGGCCGGAAAAAATCTCCAGACCGGAGAATTGTTCTTACAGGCAAAATCCGGAGTAAAATTACCACTTGGAGTATTCGGAAGATTTAGAAATTTCTAATGGTAAAATATCATATCGTCGGACAAGGAATTGCGGGGACTGTTTTGGCCATGGAACTTCTTCGCAGAGGAGAAACGCTCATCATCAGTAACGATCCAACACTTTCCAATTCATCACGAACTGCCGCTGGTTTATTTAATCCGCTGGTGTTTAAAAAACTCAGCAAAACATGGATGGCCGAAGAAGTGTTTCCGGCAGCCGAACATTTTTACAAGCGTGCCGAAGAACAATTGAAAACCTCCCTCTATCATGAACTACCATTGCTTCGGGTTTTCGGAACAGAATTCGAGGCCAAAGACTGGGAAACAAAAAAAACAATTCCCGAAATCGCGCAATACATTCAGGAAGAAAACAACGATCCGGCTGAACAACATTTTAACCGCAGATTCGGAACCGGGTGGGTGAAACATGCCGGGTATGTCGACACCAATGTATTTCTCACGGAAGCCAAAAAATTATTTGAATCGCAAACTATTTACCGCGAACAAAAAACAGATTACAACTCCATTCACCCTTCGGGTGATGGCTGGATCTGCAACGATATCGAATCGGAACACATCATTTTTTGTGAAGGTTGGTTAGGTAAAATGAATCCGTTTTTCTCCTGGCTTCCTTTTAATCCTGCAAAAGGAAATGTATTACACATTCGGAAAAAAGAGCTCAACCTATCCTGCATCATAAATGGCGGTGTTTTCATTTTACCCACAGGTAATCATGAATTTCGTGTTGGAGCAACATTCAGTTGGGATGAATTCAATGATCTTCCAACGGAAAAAGGGAGAAAAGAACTCTGCGACAAACTCAACGCATTGCTCGATTCCGATTTCGAAATCTTAACACAAATGGCAGGGGTTCGGCCAGCCACCATCGATCGTCGTCCCTTTCTCGGTAGTCACCCCACCGAAAAAGGCATTCACATCTTTAACGGATTAGGAACAAGAGGAGTAGTCCTTGCTCCCTACTTATCCCGAATTATGGCCGATTTTCTCAATGAAAACAAAGCCTTACCGGAAGATGTCGACATCCGCAGACACACCAAAACCGTTTAAGTAATTTCTTTTTGAACCACTGAGCAATTTCAGTGTACCGTTAGCATAAAAGCACGTAAATTGTTCCTATAAACCATTGGTCATGACCCGCAACCACTTTTTCATCATCGCTCTTTTTTGTATAACGGCTGTATTGGGACTCTCCTTCTCTCCAAAAAGCAAAAACGAATACCGTCTTAAAGCCATCACCCTGGCACAGGGTGACGATTACGCAAAACAATGGGCGGTGGTGGATTCCCTCGATAAAAAAGGACTCCCGAAATCGGCACTTGAAGAGGTTAAAAAAATAATGGGACTGGCTATTCGCGATAACAATGGACCACAAATTATTAAAGCCACGATTTATTCTATGAAATACAATACATATCTCGAGGAAGATGATTATGTATTGGCATTAAACGAACTCAATAAACTTGCAGAAAATTCCACTTCTCCACAAAAGGAAATGGTGCACTCCATAACAGCAGAAGTATATTGGGGCTATTATTTATCCAACCGCTACAAATTTCTCAACAGAACCAATACGGTTGAATTTAAAAATGAAGATATCCGAACCTGGGATTTAAAAACATTATCACAACGCATCACCTATCACTATCTTCTTTCGCTGGCTAATTCAGAGGTCACCAAAAAAATCACCACCGAAAGTTATGCCCCGGTAATTAATGCAGGAGATCGTTCAGAAAAATTAAGACCAACCTTATACGATTTTATTGCACATCGCGCAATTGATTTTTTCCGCTCTACCGAATTCGATGTTACACGCCCCGCAATAACATTTGTACTCGATAAGCCGGAATATTTTAACGAAGCTTCGCGCTTTGCAACGGAGAAACTTAGCACTAGTGATTCTCTTTCTACCAAGTTTTATGCGCTGTATTTGTTCAAAGAATTAACCGCATTTCACCAGGGTGATGCAGACCCTGCAGCGGCCATTGTTTTAGATTTAGAGCGACTCCAATTCGTGAAATCTCAATCAACGCTTCCGAATAAAGACACCCTCTATTATGCAGCACTAAAAAATCTCGAGAATAAATACAAAACAAATCCCTATGTTTCGGAAGTACAGTATGCCATTGCATCAGCTCACGTAGCAATGGCTGTAGCCTACAATCCGCTTTTACCGGAAAATGCGGCATCCAAAAACCAATACAATATTGCGCTGGAAATTCTTGATGCTGCCATTCAGCAAAACGGAAAAACATACGGGGCTGAATTATGTCAGGAATTAAAAGCACAGATCCTTTTAAAAGAATGCAATATTCAAACCGAAGATGTTGTTGCACCAAACCAGCCTTCTAAACTTCGTATTCAATACCGCAACCTTAAAACTGTTACTGTTCGCATTGTTGATATGGGTTGGGATTTCATCAACCGCCAGGATTATTCTCAAACCGATGAATACGTAGAAAAACTACTGTCCTTAAAAATGGTTCGCCAATGGGAGATTAATTTACAGGACGATGGCGATCATCATCGTCACGCCATTGAAGCAGAAATTCCGGCTCTTCCTAAAGGAAATTACATGGTGTTGGTATCAACAGATCCTAATTTCAAGTTTCAAAACAACAATATTTCTTTTGTTCCGCTGGGAGTATCCAACATCGCTTATACCGAGCGCAGAAATTATGAAGACGAGTCGTACGATATTGCTGTTTACGACAGAAATTCGGGTGCGCCGTTAAAAAATGTAAAGGCACAGATTTATTACAAGGAATATAACTACAGAACCAGACGATACGAAATACATCGGGCTGAATCGTATGTGACCAATATCGACGGACAATTCCACATTCCTGCAACAAATAAAAACTACCGCTACATGTACATCGATTTCACCATGGGTGATGATCGTTTAAATTCCGACCGCAGTTATTATCAATACAAACCTTACCGTTATAACGAAAATAAAGTTGTAACCCACTTCTTTACCGATAGAGGCATTTATCGTCCGGGACAAACTGTTTATTTCAAAGGAATCCGCATAAGCAGCGACGAAAACGGAGAGAACCCAAAAATTCGTCCCGACGAAGCCGTTACCGTAACGCTGTACGATTTTAATTACCAGAAAATCGCCGACCTCCAATTACGCACAAATGAATACGGAACCTTCAGCGGAACATTCACTGCACCTATGGGGGTAATGAACGGACAAATGCACATCACGGATGGATATGGTTCAAAATATTTTTCTGTAGAAGAATACAAACGTCCAAAATTTGAAGTGAACATCAATCCGGTTCAGGGATCCTATAAGCTTTATCAAAACGTAAAAGTCACAGGTAAAGCCACTGCCTACTCCGGAGCAAACATCGACGGGGCAAAAGTAAAATACCGAATTACACGAAGTGTATATTACCCTTATCATTGGTACTATTCCTGGTACGGAAGATATCCGGAATCGCAACAAACAGAAATTTTAAACGGAGAAAGTCTCACCGACGAATCCGGTAATTTCTCCATATTATTTCCTGCACTTCCAGATGAAAAAATTGGTAAAGAAGGATTACCTGCGTTTATGTATTCTGTTTCGGCAGATATTACCGATATCAACGGTGAAACACGCAGTGCAAATTCTGTGGTATATGTGGGATATTCTACACTCGTATTAAGTCATGAATTACCTTCAGAAATTTCTATTCACGAAAAGAAAAAATACGCCATTCACAGTACCAATCTTAATGGATCTAATGTGGTTGCTAACGGAAAAATTAGCGTCTTTAAATTAAAACAACCCGCACAAATTATTCTTGAACGCCGACTCGAAAAATCGGATCGCCATCAGCTTTCCAAATCAGAATACGGAAAATCTTTCCCGTTGGATGAATACGAAAATGAAAAAGATCAGAGCAAATGGGAAAAAGAAAAAGAAGTGTGGAACTATAATTTTAATACTTCAAAACCCGACTCCATCGAGTTCAAAAATCGCAATAGCTGGACTCCCGGATATTATTTAATTGAATCGGTAGCTAAAGATACATTTGGCGTAGAAGTAAAAGATGTCCGCTACTTCACCGTGAAAGATGAAAAAAGTTCCAAAATGTATTTCCCTGAAGCGCTTTTGGTGGATGGCCCGCAAGGAGAATTACAACCCGGAGATATAGCGAAATTCAGCATTTCTTCTCAATATAAAAACGCGAGTGTGTTAATGGAAATCGAAGAAAAAAATAAAATCGTTTCCAAAAAATGGATTGTACTCAACGAGGAACAAAAAACAATCGAAATTCCCATCGAAGAAAAGCACCGAGGTAATTTCGGCGTTCACTTTACGTTGGTTAAAAACAGTCATTTTTACAATTCCACCCATATCATCAGCGTTCCCTTCCGCAACAAGGAGATCGATATTGAATTCGAAACTTTCCGCAATAAAATTCTACCGGGAAGTCAGGAAGAATGGCGTTTAATTTTAAAAGGGAAAAAAGGTGAAAAACTTGCCGCAGAAATGTTAATGACCATGTACGATGCGTCGCTGGATGCATTTGCGGGCAATTATTTTTACCTCAATCCATACCCTTATTACTACGCTCAAAAACAATGGAACACCGGTTTTGGATTTGGCAATAAGACGGGAAGCAATTACAATGAAAACTGGAATAATTACTATTATTTCTCCCACCGCCGCTTCGATCAGTTAAACTGGTTCGGATACCAGATGTATTATTACGGCCGTTACAATTACCGCAATCCCGGATATTATTTATCAGACGACGAGATTGTTTCTAACGCAGAGGTTGATTTAAAAGCTACAGAGGCAATGGCTCCAGTGCGGGAAGAAGCAACCCGAAGTAAAGACAAACGAGAAGATGCCAACATGCAATCTGTTACTACAGCCACTGGTGCTGTTGCTGATAATTTTGCTATGGAAAAAACGATAGACAATCTTGATGGTGATCTCTCCGGTGGATTAAACGGCAAGAAAAATATGGGCGGAGAAGAATTGTCGGGTGTAAAAGCACGCAGCAATTTAAGCGAGACAGCCTTTTTCTATCCCGAACTGGAAACTGATGAAAACGGTAGAATCATTGTAAAATTCACAGCGCCGGAAGCATTAACCAAGTGGAAGGTATTAGGATTGGCCCACACCAAAGATTTAATGACCGGCACAATAACTAAAGAATTAGTTACACAAAAAGAATTAATGGTTGTTCCCAATGCACCACGCTTCTTCCGCGAAAACGACCGCATCATTTTCACTGCAAAAGTGAGTAATGTTTCCGATAAAGATTTAAAAGGTAAAGCACAGCTCTTCCTATTTGATGCTGTTACCATGAAACCGGTAGATGGGTCGTTTGGAAACCATAAAGGAGCGCAGGATTTCGAAACGAAAAAAGGACAAAGTGCATCTGTTTCATGGGAGCTTTCCATTCCGGAAAATGTTGGTGCGGTAACCTATCGTGTGGTGGCAAAAGCGGGAGAACATTCCGATGGAGAAGAAATGGCCGTTCCCGTGCTCAGCAACCGAATGCTGGTAACTGAATCCATGCCGCTCCCTGTTCGTAAAGCGGGAACAAAATCCTTCCGCTTCGAAAAACTAATTAACTCCGGAAATTCAAAAACACTGCGTCACCACAACCTCACACTCGAGTTCACTTCCAATCCTGCATGGTATGCCATTCAGGCTATGCCTTACATGATGGAATATCCGTATGAATGTGCCGAGCAAACCTTCACACGTTTTTATTCCAATTCCATCGCCACGCACATCATGAATTCCTCTCCAAAAATTAAAGCCGTGGTGGAAAGTTGGAAAAACAGTAGTCCGGAAGCGTTCCTCTCCAACCTCGAAAAAAATCAGGAATTAAAATCGCTCATGCTCGAAGAAACACCATGGGTTTTGGAGGCGAAAGACGAATCGGAACGCAAAAAGAGAATTGCATTGTTGTTCGACCTCAACCGTATGAATAATGAACTGGGAAGAGCGCTCAAAAAATTAAATAAAATGCAATCCTCCAATGGCGGATGGCCCTGGTTTGAGGGAATGCCTGAAAGCAGATACATTACCCAACATATTGTTACCGGCTTTGGTCACCTCGATAAATTAGGTGTAAAAAATGTTCGTCAGGATAACACCACCTGGAACATGGTACGCGATGCAGTGCGTTATCTGGATGCGCGTGTAGCAGAAGATTATCTCTTCATCAAAAAACACCATCCCGACTACCGCGAAAAACAATTCATCAATTACGATATCATTCAATTCCTCTATGCCAGAAGTTATTTTAAAGATATCGAAATGAACTCAACGCTAAAAGAAGCATTGGTGTATTATAAAGAACAAGCCAATAAATACTGGCTCAACTTTAATCTCTATGCACAGGGAATGCTCGCATTAGCATCGAACCGTTTCGATCAAAAACCCCTCGCTGGCGATATCGTAAAATCCATCCGCGAAAAATCCATTCATCATGATGAATTAGGAATGTACTGGAAAGATAATGTAGTGGGCTATTCATGGTATCAGGCCCCCATCGAAACCCATGCACTCATGATTGAAATGTTCGATGAAGTGGCCAACGACCAGGAATCTGTGGAAGAATTAAAAGTTTGGCTGCTTAAAAACAAACAGACGTCCGACTGGAAAACAACCAAAGCAACAGCCGAAGCTTGTTATGCATTACTGCTCCGCGGAACGGCCATTTTGGAAAACGATGAAATTCCGGAAATAAAAATTGGTAACGACATCTTTGATCCTGCAAAACAAGAGGTGAAAGTTCAGGCCGGTACGGGATATTTTAAAACTTCCTGGAGTAATGATCAGATTAAGCCGGAAATGGGACAAGTCACCATCACCAAAAAGAAAGATGGTGTAGCATGGGGAGCCTTGTATTGGCAGTATTTTGAACAACTCGATAAAATCACCCCACACGAAACACCGTTGAAACTGAATAAAAAGTTATTCCTGGTGAACAATACTCCGGAGGGACCAAGCATGAGTCCGGTAACCGAAAAAACCAAACTCGAAACCGGCTCCAGAGTGCGGGTTCGAATTGAACTGAGGGTGGACCGCGCCATGGAATATGTGCACATGAAAGACATGCGTGCTTCTTGTTTTGAACCGGTCAATGTCTTCTCCCGCTATAAATGGCAAGATGGTTTAGGCTATTTCGAAAGCACACGAGATGCTGCCACCAATTTCTTTTTCGAATATTTACCCAAGGGTACGCATGTGTTCGAATACGACCTCTTAGTGGCTCACCTTGGTGATTTCTCGAATGGAATTACCACCATTCAATGTATGTATGCCCCTGAATTTACCTCACATTCCGAAGGAATTAGAGTGAATGTTAGCGGAAAGTAGTTTGCGGGGACTGTTTTGAAGTCCTATATTTGAAAAAAAAGTCTGCACATGAAACGCATTTATCTTTTGTTGGCCCTGCCGGCAATGCTCAGTCTCCACAGTTGTGGCGGAGGCGAAAACAAAGGCGAAGGTGAGAATTCGGACAGCACTAATACCGAATCAGCCGAAGTCGATTATACAGGAATGAGCGAGTTCGACCTGAATCCGCATGGTTTAAAAACCACTATTATGGTTACCGACATCATCGCCGAAAACGGTGATCCTTTTCCGGTAAACGTTGTTCAGGACAGAGACATGCTCACCTGGGATGTTAAAGTCGGAAACGAAGGCACCGAAGAGTTTTATCTCGTTATTGAAGAGGTAGACGGAGAAGGAAACTATATCGCCCGCGAAAAAGAACGTCTGGCTAACGATGTAGTATTTGCTGAAGAGTTTATTGTGGATGAACCCAACTTATTTCTCTACAAAGCATCATTACCCGAAGGAGCTGGTCAACGCGACTATTTCCATGTATTCGGTCTGGTAAAAATCGGAGGTGTTGAGTACATCGCAAAAAGCTTTGCAATGGGCGAATACAGCAAGGTTCAAGCTGAAGATATGCTGAAAGCGATTCGTTCCATTAAGTAACTATCAGAAATAACAAAGCATAAAAAAAGGAGGGATTACCCTCCTTTTTTCGTTTCAGTTTATTTTATTATTTCTCTGCTTTCTTTCCTTCTGCTACGGGAGCTTTCAGGTAAATATCAGAGAGATCATAGAAGTTCATCGGGTTATTATGGAAGTTGTGAACGTTCGAATGCAAGAGTCGATAGTTTTCCACGTACCAAATGATAAGTACAGGACAGTCCTCCATTAAAATGCGCTCAGCTTCTGCAAAATGATTCAGGCGCTCTTCCTCTGTTTTTGCAGCCATACCCGCTTCATATTCCTTGTCAAAAGCAGGATTCTTATAACGCATGGTATTCGGATGAGAAGGTAAATCCATAGTAGCAGGTACGTTTTTACCATAACCAATGCTCAGGAACGACTCCGGTGATGGGAAATCTGCTACCCAGGCCGAACGGAAAATATCTGCTCTTCCGTATTGTGAATCGTCAATTTTTTGAGCCAGCGAAACCTGTTCCAGTTCAACATTAATTCCTAACACTTCTCTCCATTGAGAAATTACCTCACTGGCTACTTTCGTATTTCTGGATCCGCCGTAGTTCACCAATAATTTCAACGTTGGAAATCCTTTTCCATTAGGATATCCGGCCTGAGCCATTAATTTCTTTGCTAATTCAGGGTTGTAGGTATAGCCTTTAATTTTAGACGTATCGTATTTCGAGAACTGATACAATGGCGGAACTAAACCATAGTTACCGGTTTGGTTCTGGCGCGGACCATTTGCTGCTGCTTGTCCGTTCAATACCTCTTCCATAATTTTTGTGCGGTCGATCGACATAGCTAATGCTCTGCGAACACGAACATCTTTAAAATGCGGACGCGTTAAATTCAGTTCATAAAACTGGGTCGACATTTCCGGCTCGCGCAACAAAATATATTTAGGCGGTTTATTGGTAAAATCAGGAATGTTTTCCTGCACCACTTCAGTAATTTTCTCTGCCGGCAAACCATAAATCATCGAAAGTTCTCCGTTTTGAAACATCGAAAGTTCATCCGTGCTTTCAGCAATGAAATGGTAATGCACCGTATCAAGATAAGGCAATTGATTTCCGTGTTTATCCGAGCGATAATAGTTCTCGTTACGAACCAAAAACAATTCCGATTTTTCATCACCACCGGTGGCTACACGAAATGCCCCTGTTCCGATTTTTAAATCCTTACCATATTTTTCATACGCTTCCTTCGGAATAATAGCAGTAATCGGGTTAGCCAGTAAATACAAGAATGAGGATGAAGGCTCTACCGTTTTAATTTTCACCGTGTGATCATCCACCACTTCTACACCTGTTAAGGAATTACTTTCTCCATTATAGAATGCAACAGCTCCTTCAAGACGATCTTTAAATGTCGCCTCGAAATTTTGATCGCTAACACCTTTGGTACACAATAATTCAAATGAATATTTTACATCGGCAGCCGTGAACTCACGTCCTTTCCCCTCTGCGAAACAAGCATCGTCATGAAATTTTGCACCCTTTACCAGATGGAAAGTGTACTCTTTCTGATCTTCGCTTACTTCCCACTTTTCTGCCAGCGATGGCTGAATTGAAAGGTCTTTCTGATTTAAACGAACAAGCCCTTCGTAAATCTGCCATGCAATATGAGCAGATCCCACGTCCTTAATATCATAAGGAAATAAGGTCTTAAACTTTTCATTTTCAGCGAGACTAAAGGTTCCGCCGTAAACCACATCACCTTTGGCAACGCGTTTGGGTGCTCCGGTTTCAGTAGTTCCGGATTCTTTATTTCCGCCACAGGCGACGATTAGCAGTGATCCTGCAAGGATGTAGGCCAGGGATCTTCTCATGTTGATGCGATTTTGGGATACTAACAATAATAAGCTTTAACGTACAAAAATGCAAAAATTATCCATTGGTTCTGTTAGTCTTAACTTTCCAATACTTTATCGACGAATTTTGGTCGAAAAAGGGTGATTTTTTCGCTATTTGGTTTTGTTTTCAGGAAAATAGCCCTTATTATTGCGCCTTAATAAAAAGACTGTACTTACATCAAGCGATGATGAAACAAATACTACTTCCGGTTTTATTTCTGTTTGCGGCATTAAATGCCAGTGCATCCTTTCTGGTTCTGGAAGGAAATTATCAGGGAAAAAACCTGTATGTTCAGAACCCTTTTGCCACGGGTGGTCCCGGCTTTTGCACCATTAAGGTGATGGTTAACGATAACGTAACTACAGATGAGTGGAACTCCTCTGCGTTCGAAATCGACCTCAGCCTGCATAAGCTGAATGTTGGAGATCCGGTAACGATTAAAATCGAGCACAAAGAAGGATGTACCCCTAAAGTGTTGAACCCAGAGGTTCTTAAACCAAAGTCAACATTCGAAGTTGTGGACATGCAAGTAACTCCTGCAGGGAAACTTACCTGGAAAACCAAAGGAGAAAACGGAAAACTTCCTTATGTAATCGAGCAAAAAATCTGGAACAAATGGATTCCCGTAGGAGAAGTTAACGGAGAAGGTACTGCCGGTGAACACAATTATGATTTCCAATTAACCCCACACTCCGGTGAAAACACCGTTCGCGTTAAACAGGTTGACTACACCAACAAACCACGTTACTCCCAACCAAAAACCTTTGCTGATCCATCTGTAAAAGAAGTTGATTTCATTCCTAAAAGAGTGAAAAACTCTCCTATTAAGTTCGTAGAAACCGGAACAGAAAAAGGTGTTAAAACCCGCTATGAAATATATGATTCATACGGTAACATCGTTAAAAAAGGATATGCCGACCAAGTAGATGTTTCTACTCTGAAATCAGGAGCGTATTATATTAATTTCGACAATAAAGATTCTCAGTTCATCAAAAACTGATAAGCGAAAAAAATAATATAAAAGCCTCCGGAATTCGGGGGCTTTTTATTTTTCCATAATTAAGCGAAAAGATTACTTTTGCAATCGAGTTGTACGTTTATTACATCTCGGGCCTATAGCTCAGCCGGTTAGAGCATCTGACTCATAATCAGAGGGTCCCTGGTTCGAGCCCAGGTGGGCCCACCAAAGCGGGATCTTATTCCCGCTTTTTTATTTCTTTAAATCCTTCAAACAGATTCAGCCACAAAATAGCCATGAAGCAGATAAAACCCGATGCAATAATTTTAGATTTTGGTGGTGTTATTATCGATATCAATTACCAAAAACCAATTGAGGAATTTAAAAAACTCGGGGTCGACCTCAGTTATTCGCAGGCAGAACAATCGACCTTGTTCGACGATTTCGAAACGGGCTCCATTAGTCCCCAGAAGTTCCGCGAAGCCATCCGGAAACAGAGTCAACAAGTCCTTAGTGATGATCAAATTGATGATGCCTGGAACAGCATCTTAGGGAGCATTCCCGAACATCGGGTGGAATTGCTCATACAGCTTAAACAGAAATACCCGCTCTATTTATTAAGCAATACCAACGAAATTCATATCGCCTCGTTCGAAGAGGAAATGATCAGAGAATATGGTCACCATATCCTCGAAGAAAACATGTTGGGCGTGTATTATTCTTCGCGAATAGGCCAACGAAAACCCCATGCAGCAGCCTTTCATCATGTGCTTCATGAAAATGGATTGATCCCTCAAAACACATTGTTTATTGATGACTCCATCCAGCATGTAAATGGAGCATTAAAAGTCGGACTGAATGCCCATCACCTGAAAGGTGAATTAAAAGATCTGCTACAACAACTGGAACTACTTTAATGCGGGATTATCCTGACACAGTTCCACCAAAACCCCATTGGTTGATTTCGGATGAAGAAATGCAATGATTTTTCCGTCCGCACCCGATTTTGGACTCTTGTGAATTAATTCAAACCCTTCGTTTTGCAAACGTGCTATTTCCGATTCAATATTTGTTACATCAAAAGCAATATGGTGAATCCCCTCTCCTTTTTTCTCAATGAATTTAGCAATGGCACTTTCCGGATTCGTCGCTTCAAGTAATTCAATTTTTGTTTCTCCCATCTGGTAAAACAAGGTCCGCACGCCTTCACTCTCTACCGCTTCCTCTTTATACGATTCGCGATTTAACAATACATCAAAAAGCTTTGCTGAATTCGCAATGCTTTTTACGGCTATTCCAATGTGTTCAATCTTATTCATACCCAAAACTAATTCAGAATATTTAAATTCCATAAGGCCTTTCCTTAATTATGAAGTGTAACAAAAAATAGTACACTTTTTTCGCATTTAGTTTGCCTTCGCTAATTTGGTTTAGCTTGCTGTTATCTATTTGTTTAACCTATGCATTTAGGAAAAAAAATCAAATTATTGCGTTTAGCGAAAGGATGGAGTCAGAATGAACTGGCAATTAAAATCGGAAGATCCAGGCATTTGGTGGCTTACATCGAACAGACCGGAAAAATAAACAAAGGAACACTCGCAATCGTTTCAGAAGTACTAGGGGTCCCGGCAAAAATACTGGCCTCTTATTCGATATCAGAAGATAAAGACACGAAATTACATTCGGTCATTTCTAAGCTCGAAGAAACGATTAATGAGTTAAACGAAAAATGTTCTGCGATGAACGCAAAACTCGCCGAACTTGAAAAAAAATGTCCCCCTCAGAATTAGCACAAACGAAATTCGGTTTGTTTGCGTTATAAGGCAATGAAATCTTCATTTCTTGTCCTTCTTTTTCTGCTCTCTTCGTTGCTCGGTTTTTCTTCGGAACGCGACCAACAATTGAATGCCTTAAAAAATAAAATCGCCGAAAAAAAAGCATTGGTGGTTCATGTAATGATTCCCCTTTGCGATAACAAATACCAAGGCATTGTTCCGGTAAACGATCAACTCGGCGACGGCACTAACCTCAACACGAATTTGTATTGGGGTGCCGGCTATGGATTCAGATCGTATTTCAAATTAAAGACGGACTGGAAGCTTGTGCACAAAATAGCAAACCACAGTTCTACCGTATTGGAACGTGTTGCATTTACTAAA
This window encodes:
- a CDS encoding FAD-binding oxidoreductase; this translates as MVKYHIVGQGIAGTVLAMELLRRGETLIISNDPTLSNSSRTAAGLFNPLVFKKLSKTWMAEEVFPAAEHFYKRAEEQLKTSLYHELPLLRVFGTEFEAKDWETKKTIPEIAQYIQEENNDPAEQHFNRRFGTGWVKHAGYVDTNVFLTEAKKLFESQTIYREQKTDYNSIHPSGDGWICNDIESEHIIFCEGWLGKMNPFFSWLPFNPAKGNVLHIRKKELNLSCIINGGVFILPTGNHEFRVGATFSWDEFNDLPTEKGRKELCDKLNALLDSDFEILTQMAGVRPATIDRRPFLGSHPTEKGIHIFNGLGTRGVVLAPYLSRIMADFLNENKALPEDVDIRRHTKTV
- a CDS encoding alpha-2-macroglobulin, encoding MTRNHFFIIALFCITAVLGLSFSPKSKNEYRLKAITLAQGDDYAKQWAVVDSLDKKGLPKSALEEVKKIMGLAIRDNNGPQIIKATIYSMKYNTYLEEDDYVLALNELNKLAENSTSPQKEMVHSITAEVYWGYYLSNRYKFLNRTNTVEFKNEDIRTWDLKTLSQRITYHYLLSLANSEVTKKITTESYAPVINAGDRSEKLRPTLYDFIAHRAIDFFRSTEFDVTRPAITFVLDKPEYFNEASRFATEKLSTSDSLSTKFYALYLFKELTAFHQGDADPAAAIVLDLERLQFVKSQSTLPNKDTLYYAALKNLENKYKTNPYVSEVQYAIASAHVAMAVAYNPLLPENAASKNQYNIALEILDAAIQQNGKTYGAELCQELKAQILLKECNIQTEDVVAPNQPSKLRIQYRNLKTVTVRIVDMGWDFINRQDYSQTDEYVEKLLSLKMVRQWEINLQDDGDHHRHAIEAEIPALPKGNYMVLVSTDPNFKFQNNNISFVPLGVSNIAYTERRNYEDESYDIAVYDRNSGAPLKNVKAQIYYKEYNYRTRRYEIHRAESYVTNIDGQFHIPATNKNYRYMYIDFTMGDDRLNSDRSYYQYKPYRYNENKVVTHFFTDRGIYRPGQTVYFKGIRISSDENGENPKIRPDEAVTVTLYDFNYQKIADLQLRTNEYGTFSGTFTAPMGVMNGQMHITDGYGSKYFSVEEYKRPKFEVNINPVQGSYKLYQNVKVTGKATAYSGANIDGAKVKYRITRSVYYPYHWYYSWYGRYPESQQTEILNGESLTDESGNFSILFPALPDEKIGKEGLPAFMYSVSADITDINGETRSANSVVYVGYSTLVLSHELPSEISIHEKKKYAIHSTNLNGSNVVANGKISVFKLKQPAQIILERRLEKSDRHQLSKSEYGKSFPLDEYENEKDQSKWEKEKEVWNYNFNTSKPDSIEFKNRNSWTPGYYLIESVAKDTFGVEVKDVRYFTVKDEKSSKMYFPEALLVDGPQGELQPGDIAKFSISSQYKNASVLMEIEEKNKIVSKKWIVLNEEQKTIEIPIEEKHRGNFGVHFTLVKNSHFYNSTHIISVPFRNKEIDIEFETFRNKILPGSQEEWRLILKGKKGEKLAAEMLMTMYDASLDAFAGNYFYLNPYPYYYAQKQWNTGFGFGNKTGSNYNENWNNYYYFSHRRFDQLNWFGYQMYYYGRYNYRNPGYYLSDDEIVSNAEVDLKATEAMAPVREEATRSKDKREDANMQSVTTATGAVADNFAMEKTIDNLDGDLSGGLNGKKNMGGEELSGVKARSNLSETAFFYPELETDENGRIIVKFTAPEALTKWKVLGLAHTKDLMTGTITKELVTQKELMVVPNAPRFFRENDRIIFTAKVSNVSDKDLKGKAQLFLFDAVTMKPVDGSFGNHKGAQDFETKKGQSASVSWELSIPENVGAVTYRVVAKAGEHSDGEEMAVPVLSNRMLVTESMPLPVRKAGTKSFRFEKLINSGNSKTLRHHNLTLEFTSNPAWYAIQAMPYMMEYPYECAEQTFTRFYSNSIATHIMNSSPKIKAVVESWKNSSPEAFLSNLEKNQELKSLMLEETPWVLEAKDESERKKRIALLFDLNRMNNELGRALKKLNKMQSSNGGWPWFEGMPESRYITQHIVTGFGHLDKLGVKNVRQDNTTWNMVRDAVRYLDARVAEDYLFIKKHHPDYREKQFINYDIIQFLYARSYFKDIEMNSTLKEALVYYKEQANKYWLNFNLYAQGMLALASNRFDQKPLAGDIVKSIREKSIHHDELGMYWKDNVVGYSWYQAPIETHALMIEMFDEVANDQESVEELKVWLLKNKQTSDWKTTKATAEACYALLLRGTAILENDEIPEIKIGNDIFDPAKQEVKVQAGTGYFKTSWSNDQIKPEMGQVTITKKKDGVAWGALYWQYFEQLDKITPHETPLKLNKKLFLVNNTPEGPSMSPVTEKTKLETGSRVRVRIELRVDRAMEYVHMKDMRASCFEPVNVFSRYKWQDGLGYFESTRDAATNFFFEYLPKGTHVFEYDLLVAHLGDFSNGITTIQCMYAPEFTSHSEGIRVNVSGK